In Neptuniibacter halophilus, the genomic stretch GCGCCACCTTTGCCTTACTGTTTTCTCGCGCTGGGCTCAATGGCACGGGATGAGCAACTGGTGGTGACGGATCAGGATAATGCACTGATTCTGGATGATCGCTATCAGCCCGATTTACACGGAGAGTATTTTGCCCGGCTGGCTGAGTTTGTCAGCGACGGCCTGAATGCCTGCGGCTATAGCTATTGCAATGGCGATATCATGGCCACAAACCCGCAATGGCGTAAGACCCGTTCTGAGTGGGATGCCTGTTTTGCCGACTGGATCGATAACCCGGACCCGGAGGCGTTGCTGCACTGTTCGATCTTTTTCGATCTGGAAGGGGTCTGGGGTAAGACCGAGTGGGCGGATAAGCTGAACGCCGGTATTCTGCGGCGGGCGGGCCGATCTCCTTATTTTCTCGCCTGCATGGCGCGTAATGCGCTGAACCGGACGCCGCCACTGGGTTTCTTTAAAAGCTTTGTCATGGAGCAGGATGGCCAGCATCGTAACTCGATCAACCTGAAACGGCGCGGAACGGCACCGACAGCAGATCTGATCCGTGTGCATGCGCTGGCGGTAGGCTCTCGCGCGCAGAACTCTTTCGAACGTCTGGATGATATTGCTGAAGCCAATCTGCTGCCAAAAGGCCGTGAGGCGGATCTGCGGGATGCGCTGGAATTTATTGCCATGGTGAGAATCCGGCATCAGGCGCTGGATATTCAGGAGGGCAGGGAACCGGATAATAATATCGAGCCTGAAAATCTCTCGGATTTCGAGCGACGTAATCTGAAAGAGGCGTTTCAGGTGCTGAGTAACAGTCAGCGTTTTCTCAAATTCCGATACCCCCAGACACGTAAATAACCCGACCGGAGAGCACGATGCCTGAAAGTAACATGCGCGCCCCGGATGACTGGAACCTGTTCTTCAGAGAGCAGGCGCTCTCTGTCGCAGACCCCCGGTTGCAACTGTTTTATGCCAATGGTGTGATTGCCGCAGATACCCCTCTGGCTGAGGTGCCCTTTGTGGCGCTGGATTTTGAGACCACCGGTCTGGATTTCGCCCGGGACGAAATTGTCAGCATTGGCTTAGTTCCATTTGATCTGCAGCGTATTCGTCTGCGAGAGGCACGTCACTGGTTGCTGACACCCCGTAAGGCGCTGGCCGAGGATTCGGTGGTGATCCATGGAATTACCCACTCGGATATCGCCGGAGCGCCGGATCTTTCAGAACGGCTGGCCCCCTTGCTGGAGGCGCTGGCGGGGCGGGTCGCGGTGGTACATTATCACACTCTGGAGCGAACTTTCCTGAATGCGGCTTTGCAGCGCAGGGTGGGCGAAGGCATCTGTTTCCCGCTGGTTGATACCATGGAAATTGAAGCGCGCCAGCACCGGCAGGGTTTCAGTGCTGGTCTGCGGCGCTTTTTTGGGCGTAAACCGGCCTCGATCCGTCTGGCTGACAGCCGTAGCCGGTATCACCTGCCGCAGTATCCGCTGCATGATGCGCTGGCGGATGCGCTGGCAACTGCGGAGTTGCTGCAGGCGCAGATT encodes the following:
- a CDS encoding 3'-5' exonuclease, which gives rise to MPESNMRAPDDWNLFFREQALSVADPRLQLFYANGVIAADTPLAEVPFVALDFETTGLDFARDEIVSIGLVPFDLQRIRLREARHWLLTPRKALAEDSVVIHGITHSDIAGAPDLSERLAPLLEALAGRVAVVHYHTLERTFLNAALQRRVGEGICFPLVDTMEIEARQHRQGFSAGLRRFFGRKPASIRLADSRSRYHLPQYPLHDALADALATAELLQAQIRYHFSADTPISELWL